The window GTGCGCCCCGCGCTGCGGGTATAGACTTTGCACATTGTTCACCAAAGGCCCCCTGCGGTCCTGTCGACCGCCCGCGAGCATGAAACCACCGATCCAGTTGCCCCTGGGTGTGCGCCTGCGCGATGACGCCACCTTCATCAACTACTATCCGGGCGCCAATGCTGCGGCATTGGGCTACGTCGAGCGGCTATGCGAAGCCGACGCCGGCTGGACCGAGAGCCTTATCTACCTGTGGGGCAAGCAGGGTGTTGGCCGGACCCACCTGCTACAGGCCGCCACCCACCGCTTTCAGCAACGCGGCGAACCAGCCGTCTACCTGCCGCTGGCGCAATTGCTCGATCGTGGCGTAGAACTGCTTGACTACCTGGCCCAGTACGAACTGGTGTGCATCGACGACCTGCACGTGATCGCCGGCAAGGCTGACTGGGAAGAGGCCATGTTCCACCTGTTCAACCGCCTGCGTGACAGCGGCCGGCGCCTGCTGCTGGCTGCCTCGGCGTCGCCGCGCGAACTGCCGATCAAGCTGCCGGACCTGAAGTCGCGGCTGACCCTGGCCCTGGTGTTCCAGATGCGCGGCCTGTCCGACGAAGACAAGCTGCGCGCCCTGCAACTGCGTGCTTCGCGCCGTGGCCTGCACCTTACCGACGAAGTCGGCCACTTCATCCTCACCCGCGGCGCACGCAGCATGAGCGCGTTGTTCGACCTGCTGGAACGCCTCGATCAGGCCTCGTTGCAGGCACAGCGCAAGCTCACCATCCCTTTCCTCAAGGAAACCCTGGGCTGGTAACCCCTAAAACGCTGGGCCAGAGCGGCAAAACGAAAAAGTCACATCTTTTTCGATAAAATTTGCAAATGGCCATGATAGAGGGCATAGTTTCACCCTTCTAAAGGATTACAGACACGGTCGTGCCCATGCTGAAGCGCTTCGCACCCCTCGTGCCACTCGCACTCGTGACCCTGCTTTTTGGCTGCGCGGCCCAAGGCCCAGCTTCTCATTCAGAGCTGCAGTCCCAGGATCACTCCCCGATCGCCGCACAATCGGCCTTCAAGGCCAAAGCCTCCTCCTCGTCGGTATTCGGCGAGCCGGAAGAGCTGGCTACCGAAGATGACCTGGAGACCTTCTCCAGCAGCAAGCCTTACCAGTTGCCAGCTCTGGCTGACAGCATTCTCGAGCGCGGCATGTCGCTGATCGGCACTCGCTATCGCTTCGGCGGTACCTCGGAGAAGTCCGGCTTCGACTGCAGTGGTTTCATCGGCTATCTGTTCCGCGAAGAGGCGGGTGTGACCCTGCCGCGTTCCACGCGTGAAATGATCAACGTCGATGCCCCGAAAGTGGCCCGCAACAAACTCAAGCCAGGTGACCTGCTGTTCTTCAGCACCAATGGTCGCGGCCGCGTCAGCCATGCTGGCATCTACCTGGGTGACAACCAGTTCATTCACTCCAGCAGCCGCCGCAGCGGTGGTGTGCGCATCGACAGCCTCGGTGACCGCTACTGGAGCAAGACCTTCATCGAAGCCAAGCGTGCCTTGGCCATGGCGCCGACCACCAATATCGCGCGCAACTGATAGCAAAATGATGTACCCTGCCGCGGCGGCGATGCTTTGAAAAAAGCTCGCCGCCGTGCGCATTTATAGAAAGCGTCTAATCTAATTTCTCAACTCTTTTCGGCTGCGGCCCAGCGGACTCAGACAGGATGTTCTGGCCATGGTAAAGATGGCGCGCTTCGCATTTCTCTCCTTGGCAGCCTTGCTGGCTGCCTGCTCCAGCCGTGCGCCTGCGCCGGCCCCTGTGGTACAGCCGCAGGTAACCTATAGCCAGCCCAGTCCGTCGCCGATTGCCGATGACGTGCTGATGCGTGCCATCGGCCTGGTGGGCACGCCTTATCGCTGGGGTGGCAATACGCCGGACTCCGGTTTCGATTGCAGTGGCCTGATCAAGTACGTCTATCGTGATGCTGCCGGCATAAGCCTGCCGCGTTCGACGCGTGAGATGATCGTAATGCGCGCGCCAACCGTGGATGCCAAGTCGCTGCAGTCCGGCGACTTGGTGTTCTTCGCCACCAGTGGCGGCTCGCAGGTCAGCCATGCCGGCATTTATGTGGGGGAAGGGCGCTTCGTGCATGCACCCTCCAGCGGCGGCACGGTGCGCTTGGACTACCTGTCCAACAGCTACTGGGCCAAGGCTTACCTGCAGGCCAAGCGCGTCATTCCGCAAGGGCATCTGGCGCAGAACCCCTGAGGACAGGCGGGGCTTTGCTTACCCGCCAGACCACGTTGCCGACATCATCGGCTACCAGCACGCCGCCACGCCCGTCGGTGATTACGCCGACCGGGCGCCCTTGGGCCTTGCCATGCTCATCCAGAAAACCGGTAAGCAGGTCTACGGGCTTGCCCGAGGGCTTTCCTGATGGGCCGAACGGCACGAAAATCACCTTGTAGCCACTGTGTGGCTTGCGGTTCCACGACCCGTGCTGGCCCACGAATGCCCCTTGTTCGAAGGGCGGTGGTAGCCCGTTCGGTTCGGCGAATGCCAGCCCCAGCGATGCCGTGTGTGGGCCTACGGCGTAGTCGGGCACCAGCGCCTGGGCTACTTTTTCAGGCGCTGGCGGTTGCACGCGCTCGTCCACGTGGTGGCCGTAGTAGCTGTAGGGCCAGCCATAGAAACCGCCGTCCTTCACGGAAGTGATGTAGTCCGGTACCAGATCGCTACCGATCTCGTCACGCTCGTTGACTGCCGTCCACAACGTACCGCTGTGTGGCTCCCAGGCCAGGCCGTTAGGGTTGCGCAGGCCGGTGGCGAACAGGCGGTGCTGGCCGCTGGTGGGGTCCACTTCCCAGATCGCGGCGCGCCCCTGTTCCTTGTCCATGCCGTTTTCGCCTACGTTGCTGTTGGAGCCGACCGTCACGAAAAGCTTCTTGCCATCAGGGCTGGCGATTACGTTCTTGGTCCAGTGGTGGTTGAGCGGCCCGCCTGGCAACTCGACCACTGGCTGGCCTTCATTGCGAATTTGCATGGCACCGGGCTCGTAGTGAAAGCGCAGCAGCCTGTCGGTGTTGGCGACGTAGAGGTCCTTGCCGACCAGGGCCATGCCGAACGGTGAGTTGAGCTCTTCGATGAAGGTCGTGCGGATTTCAGCCACGCCGTCGTGGTCGGCATCCCGTAGCAGGGTAATGCGGTTGGCGCTGGGCACGCCTGCACCTGCCCGCTTCATCACCTTCTTCATGACCCAACCGCGCAGGCCCTTGCCATCTTCGGGTTTGGGCGGGGCATTGGTTTCAGCTACCAGCACGTCGCCGTTGGGCAGCAGGTATAGCCAGCGAGGGTGGTCGAGCCCGGTGGCGAACGCTTTCACCTGAGTGCCTGGTGCTGCTTCGGGCTTGGCGTCCTTGGGCCAGCCCACTGCCGGGGCGATATTCACGGTGGGGAGGGTGGTCTTGACCGGAGCAGGCAGCTGGGGGGTTGGGCCACTGCCGTCGAGTACATTCAGCAGGGCGGTTTCGCCGCAGGCAGTCAGGCTGGCGGCCAATAACCAAGGCGTCAGGTGTTTCATGGGGCGGCGTCCTCCTAACAGGGCCTATGAATTGAGAGGTCGGTGACATTCGCCAGGTTCCCGGAACCATCCAACTGCCGTTGCCGTTGCCGTTGCCGTTGCCGTTGCCGTTGCCGTTGCCGTTGCCGTTGCCGTTGCCGTTGCTTTTGCTTTTGCTTTTGCTTTTAAGCGCGCAATAGTTCAGGCGCCGCCGATTGCGACTTCAGGAGGCCGAGCGGAGGGACTGCGGAGGGAGGTGACGGGCATGGATGCCCGTCAAGCGCTGAGGCCCCATGGATGGGGCCTGCAGCGCGTACTCCCGGGAGCAGGCCCGTAGCGAGGGGACCCCGGAGCGGAGCGTAGGGGCCGGATGATGGGAGCCAGCGTTTTTTGGTTACTTTTTGTCGCGTTTGACAAAAAGTGACCCGCCGTAAGGGCGGAAAGGTGATTAAGCGCCACCTTCGAAAATGAATGTTGACCTTGTTGTTGATGCCCACGCTTGAAAGCGAAGAGCGAAGAGCGAAGAGCGAAGAGCGAAGAGCGAAGAGCGGAAAAGTACCGGTCTTGATCTCGCGGATAGTCCATTTACGATGGCGACGCTGACTCACCTTTTCGCCCTTACGGCGAGTCACTTTTTGTCAAACGCGACAAAAAGTAACCAAAAAACGCTGCGCTCCCATCATCCGGCCCCTCCGCTACGCTACGGGGTTCCCTCGCGCCGGTCTTGCTCCCGGGAGTACGCGCTGCAGGCCCCATCCATGGGGCCTCAGCGCTTGACGGGCATCCATGCCCGTCACCTCCCTCCGCAAGCCCTCTGCTCGGCCTCCTGAAGTCGCGAAGATCAAGATCAAGATCAAGAGCAAGAGCAAGAGCAAGAGCAAGAGCAAGAGCAAGAGCAAGAGCAAGAGCAAGAGCAAGAGCAAGAGCAAGAGCAAGAGCAAAAATCGTCAGAAACCGCAGTCGTGTAATACCAGTAATCGGAACTGGCTCCTCATGAAGGCTGGGCGTGGGGCACCTGCGGTGGCTCGCTTCACTACGACAGGAGACTTAAATAGGGCTCTGTGGGAGCGGGCGCGCCCGCGAACACCGGCGCAGCCGGTGCCAGCCACCGCGTTGGATTCTTCGCGGGCACGCCCGCTCCCACAGAAGCGACGTCGCGCTTGCGAAACGAGTTCCGGCCCCGGCCCGAGCCGAAGTTGCTTCAAGCCTGCTTGAGCAGCAACGCCACCCCCGGGAAATACTGCCCCAGCTCGTTGTGCAACTTGCGGTAGGCATACGGGAAGTACCAGGCGATGGCACAGGCGGTATGTTTCTGCAGATCGTCGACCAGGTCCTGCAGTTCCTCGGGGCTGGCATGCTGGCCAGCCTTCCACGGGCTGATGAACAGCGCACCAGCTTTCAACTGGCTGGGGTAGGCCACCTGGCGCGCCAGGGCAGTGGTCTGCTGCAGGGCGTCGGCCATGTCCAGCCGAGCGATTCTTGGCCAGCGCTGACTGACACTGAGGTACAGCGCTTCATCGGCACTGCTGATCGACAGGTCGCAGCGCCCTTCGTGTTCACCTTCGTCGCGTTGCTTCTTGCCGGCAAACTGCTGCAGCGCCGCCAGTTCGGCTTGCCAGGCCGCTGCGGCAAGCAGCCCCGTATTGGCGGCGGCGCCATGCCAGTAAGGTGCTTCGGCATCGCCAGCAAACTGGTTGAAGCGGTCAATACAGTCGCCCCAGCGCTCCAGCACCGGAGCAAGAAACTCCAGGCGCGGGTTGTTGATGATCTGGCCTCGCATGC of the Pseudomonas asiatica genome contains:
- the hda gene encoding DnaA regulatory inactivator Hda; this translates as MKPPIQLPLGVRLRDDATFINYYPGANAAALGYVERLCEADAGWTESLIYLWGKQGVGRTHLLQAATHRFQQRGEPAVYLPLAQLLDRGVELLDYLAQYELVCIDDLHVIAGKADWEEAMFHLFNRLRDSGRRLLLAASASPRELPIKLPDLKSRLTLALVFQMRGLSDEDKLRALQLRASRRGLHLTDEVGHFILTRGARSMSALFDLLERLDQASLQAQRKLTIPFLKETLGW
- a CDS encoding C40 family peptidase, whose product is MLKRFAPLVPLALVTLLFGCAAQGPASHSELQSQDHSPIAAQSAFKAKASSSSVFGEPEELATEDDLETFSSSKPYQLPALADSILERGMSLIGTRYRFGGTSEKSGFDCSGFIGYLFREEAGVTLPRSTREMINVDAPKVARNKLKPGDLLFFSTNGRGRVSHAGIYLGDNQFIHSSSRRSGGVRIDSLGDRYWSKTFIEAKRALAMAPTTNIARN
- a CDS encoding PQQ-dependent sugar dehydrogenase, whose product is MKHLTPWLLAASLTACGETALLNVLDGSGPTPQLPAPVKTTLPTVNIAPAVGWPKDAKPEAAPGTQVKAFATGLDHPRWLYLLPNGDVLVAETNAPPKPEDGKGLRGWVMKKVMKRAGAGVPSANRITLLRDADHDGVAEIRTTFIEELNSPFGMALVGKDLYVANTDRLLRFHYEPGAMQIRNEGQPVVELPGGPLNHHWTKNVIASPDGKKLFVTVGSNSNVGENGMDKEQGRAAIWEVDPTSGQHRLFATGLRNPNGLAWEPHSGTLWTAVNERDEIGSDLVPDYITSVKDGGFYGWPYSYYGHHVDERVQPPAPEKVAQALVPDYAVGPHTASLGLAFAEPNGLPPPFEQGAFVGQHGSWNRKPHSGYKVIFVPFGPSGKPSGKPVDLLTGFLDEHGKAQGRPVGVITDGRGGVLVADDVGNVVWRVSKAPPVLRGSAPDALAE
- a CDS encoding C40 family peptidase — its product is MVKMARFAFLSLAALLAACSSRAPAPAPVVQPQVTYSQPSPSPIADDVLMRAIGLVGTPYRWGGNTPDSGFDCSGLIKYVYRDAAGISLPRSTREMIVMRAPTVDAKSLQSGDLVFFATSGGSQVSHAGIYVGEGRFVHAPSSGGTVRLDYLSNSYWAKAYLQAKRVIPQGHLAQNP